A single genomic interval of Rhodothermia bacterium harbors:
- a CDS encoding NADH:ubiquinone reductase (Na(+)-transporting) subunit D, which translates to MSAEVQTPVKQAAPKEALFSKKNKRALFDPLDDNNPVSVQVLGICSALAVTVQVKPAIIMTLGVMFVTAFSNLIISTMRDRIPGRIRIIVQLVVVATLVTLVDQVLKAYMYDVSKQLSVFVGLIITNCIVMGRLEAYAMSQKPWPSFLDGIGNGLGYGIILIVVSVIREIFGSGTLLGFKVIPQFIYDLGYVNNGLMVLPPAALFIIGCFIWWQRSRNPKLINVS; encoded by the coding sequence CTCTTTTCAAAGAAAAATAAGCGAGCGCTGTTTGATCCGCTTGATGACAACAACCCTGTTTCCGTTCAGGTTTTGGGGATTTGTTCTGCCTTGGCCGTGACGGTACAGGTTAAGCCTGCCATCATTATGACCTTGGGTGTCATGTTTGTAACGGCATTTTCTAACCTTATCATTTCCACTATGCGCGACCGGATTCCAGGACGTATCCGCATCATCGTCCAATTGGTGGTGGTTGCGACCTTGGTGACGTTGGTGGATCAGGTTTTGAAGGCATATATGTACGATGTTTCCAAACAGCTCTCGGTATTCGTTGGGCTGATCATCACAAACTGTATCGTCATGGGGCGTTTGGAAGCATATGCAATGAGCCAAAAGCCTTGGCCGTCGTTTTTGGACGGTATTGGGAACGGCTTGGGGTATGGTATCATTTTAATTGTGGTGAGTGTGATCCGTGAAATCTTTGGTTCTGGGACTTTGCTTGGCTTCAAAGTGATTCCACAGTTTATATATGACTTGGGCTATGTGAACAATGGACTTATGGTGCTACCGCCAGCAGCGTTGTTTATCATTGGTTGCTTTATTTGGTGGCAACGAAGCCGGAACCCCAAACTTATCAATGTGTCTTAA